In one Pseudodesulfovibrio tunisiensis genomic region, the following are encoded:
- a CDS encoding SLC13 family permease: MAQAKKKATGYDKYVDWKLFIIPVVLFTIMVLLPTPDGMRKVGMQYQVGPSAVTGLITEQLFNKDSSQAEQWEILTARMMERNMRMGALSKERFLKRNEKWCTKYKIPVDQANFKQARDFIQQTVSAERYKEVMQNAFDYRMKTLDYDDLTARDKKKADKGAWHIKVAIAMVVFVVFCFMTECIPLPGVAFCIGLILVFFGVVTRQQVAMLYWSDACWFIMGSLMFATAFVKTGVDKRMCLLMFKKLAVPNVRWITLIFFIVIAPLAAFISDHALAAMFLPIGMLLYQNSLTEEIPEDKELAKMLMITIAMACNIGGPGAPSGGARNVIMMTYLTDMFGFDIGYFQWVTYCMPFVIVMIPITWIAVNMLFKPRIKSLAPAMKHLESEIDKMGKWNRNQIWAVIIFVVMVWGWFTEKIFFNMGIYPVRLGIGVIAVAGAVAYLLAGVVNWRDYQEKVDWGVVWLYAGAIIFGRTLDSTGAAYWLASSVVDLLAPLGMDHGIPLMLTSNGLTAVLTNLMADGPAAAAVGPITLNMAGIVHPGTTFLPFMAMATAVASSFAYCLIIGTPPNAIVYASGYLEPKDYLRVGVPMWFVANIMIVVLTAVYWNIRGFSGLPGF, from the coding sequence ATGGCTCAAGCAAAGAAGAAAGCAACCGGATACGACAAGTATGTGGACTGGAAGCTGTTCATCATACCCGTGGTGCTGTTCACCATAATGGTCCTTCTTCCCACGCCGGACGGCATGAGGAAGGTTGGCATGCAGTACCAGGTCGGCCCCAGCGCCGTGACCGGGCTGATTACCGAGCAGCTTTTCAACAAGGATTCCTCCCAGGCCGAGCAGTGGGAGATTCTCACGGCCCGGATGATGGAACGCAACATGCGCATGGGCGCGCTCTCCAAGGAGCGTTTTCTCAAGCGTAACGAAAAGTGGTGCACAAAGTACAAGATTCCTGTTGATCAGGCCAACTTCAAGCAGGCAAGGGATTTCATCCAGCAGACCGTCAGCGCCGAGCGCTACAAGGAAGTCATGCAGAATGCATTCGACTATCGCATGAAGACGCTGGATTACGATGATCTCACTGCCAGAGACAAGAAAAAGGCCGACAAGGGCGCCTGGCACATCAAGGTCGCCATTGCCATGGTCGTCTTCGTTGTCTTCTGCTTCATGACGGAATGCATCCCGCTGCCGGGCGTGGCATTCTGCATCGGTCTGATCCTCGTCTTCTTCGGCGTCGTCACGCGACAACAGGTGGCCATGCTCTACTGGTCCGACGCATGCTGGTTCATCATGGGTTCACTCATGTTCGCCACTGCATTCGTCAAGACCGGTGTGGACAAGCGCATGTGCCTGCTCATGTTCAAGAAGCTGGCCGTGCCCAACGTGCGGTGGATCACGCTGATCTTCTTCATCGTGATCGCTCCGTTGGCCGCGTTCATCTCCGACCACGCCCTCGCCGCCATGTTCCTGCCCATCGGCATGCTGCTCTACCAGAACAGCCTGACCGAGGAAATCCCCGAGGACAAGGAACTTGCCAAGATGCTGATGATCACCATTGCCATGGCGTGCAACATCGGTGGTCCCGGCGCCCCGTCCGGCGGCGCACGCAACGTCATCATGATGACCTACCTGACCGACATGTTCGGTTTCGACATCGGCTACTTTCAGTGGGTTACCTACTGCATGCCCTTTGTCATCGTCATGATCCCCATCACCTGGATCGCCGTGAACATGCTGTTCAAGCCCAGAATCAAGTCCCTCGCTCCGGCCATGAAGCATCTGGAAAGCGAAATCGACAAGATGGGCAAGTGGAACAGAAACCAGATCTGGGCAGTCATCATCTTCGTCGTCATGGTCTGGGGATGGTTCACTGAAAAGATCTTCTTCAACATGGGCATCTACCCCGTCCGTCTCGGCATCGGCGTGATTGCGGTTGCCGGTGCTGTCGCCTACCTGCTGGCCGGTGTGGTCAACTGGCGCGACTATCAGGAAAAGGTGGACTGGGGTGTTGTGTGGCTGTACGCGGGCGCGATCATCTTCGGTCGTACCCTGGACTCCACGGGTGCAGCATACTGGCTCGCCAGTTCGGTTGTCGATCTCCTGGCCCCGCTGGGCATGGACCACGGCATCCCGCTGATGCTCACCTCCAACGGTCTTACCGCTGTGCTGACCAACCTCATGGCTGACGGTCCGGCCGCTGCGGCAGTCGGTCCCATCACCCTGAACATGGCTGGCATCGTGCATCCCGGCACCACCTTCCTGCCCTTCATGGCCATGGCCACGGCAGTGGCATCTTCCTTCGCCTACTGCCTCATCATCGGCACCCCGCCCAACGCCATTGTCTACGCTTCCGGTTATCTGGAGCCCAAGGACTACCTGCGTGTTGGCGTGCCCATGTGGTTCGTGGCGAACATCATGATCGTGGTGCTCACCGCCGTATACTGGAACATCAGAGGATTCTCCGGACTCCCCGGATTCTGA
- a CDS encoding CBS domain-containing protein, translating to MSTNIKVLMVDDEERFRTTTAKILARKGFETILAESGEQALTMLSENPDVVVLDVRMAGMDGHETLTRIKAAKADLEVIMLTGHGDLPSAQQALKSGAFDYLAKPCDIDLLAAKIEDAVAHGGKHVYKEKTAAEVMIPIEDYTVIDENSTIKDAILALQEAKKRLLATDRLIDSVHRSVLVRRRDGSLAGILSPRNLIGAVRPEYLSAPKPSTADSLQYSAMFWQGLFTSRTREVVAQPVSSFMSDNPPSVDAKANLMDVADTLVTNGVRRLIVTENGKDVGVVREQELFFEISRIVSAS from the coding sequence ATGTCGACGAACATAAAAGTTCTGATGGTCGACGACGAGGAGCGTTTTCGCACCACGACTGCGAAAATACTTGCCAGGAAGGGGTTCGAGACGATCCTCGCCGAAAGCGGCGAGCAGGCGCTCACCATGCTGTCCGAGAACCCGGACGTGGTTGTCCTGGATGTTCGGATGGCAGGAATGGATGGACATGAAACGCTGACCAGGATCAAGGCTGCCAAGGCCGACCTCGAGGTGATCATGCTGACCGGACACGGCGATTTGCCGAGTGCGCAGCAGGCCCTCAAGAGCGGTGCCTTCGACTATCTGGCCAAACCCTGCGACATCGATCTTCTCGCCGCCAAGATCGAGGACGCCGTGGCTCATGGCGGCAAGCACGTCTACAAGGAAAAGACCGCAGCCGAAGTGATGATTCCCATCGAGGATTACACGGTCATCGATGAGAACAGCACGATCAAGGATGCCATCCTTGCCCTGCAGGAAGCCAAGAAACGGCTGCTCGCCACGGACAGGCTCATCGACTCCGTGCATCGGTCGGTTCTGGTTCGCCGTCGCGACGGTTCGCTGGCCGGCATTCTCAGCCCCCGGAATCTGATCGGCGCGGTTCGCCCCGAGTACCTTTCCGCCCCCAAACCGTCCACGGCCGACAGTCTTCAGTACTCGGCCATGTTCTGGCAGGGGCTGTTCACCTCCCGCACCCGTGAAGTCGTTGCTCAGCCCGTGAGCAGCTTCATGTCCGACAACCCGCCTTCGGTCGATGCGAAAGCCAACCTCATGGACGTGGCCGACACGTTGGTCACCAACGGGGTCAGGCGGCTGATCGTCACCGAGAACGGCAAGGACGTCGGCGTGGTCAGGGAACAGGAACTCTTTTTCGAAATCTCGCGGATCGTTTCCGCAAGCTGA
- a CDS encoding PEP/pyruvate-binding domain-containing protein, whose product MMILDSLRPGRRTACRGDEERIRQCRARCENFRLLLSANAEALDAMADMNDSLIGERPFGMTQVRSHCVKAASGVSRMIDRLCRMAPGRHDALKDVFNRIVLEINEIVKPVEGPIHGPLCVPLSRARRQMAGDIGPKMAMLGEARHLLGVTVPQGFVITAAAFRRFLLQSGLRDEIDRMIQVAEAEELDALFALESRISRLIAEAPFPDGLEEAVAEELERMNSDGSLRLAVRSSAVGEDLPGISFAGQYRTVLNVVPSEVLEAYREVVASMYSVSAMTYRLNRGIGGEELAMCVGCMRMVPARAGGVAYSVDPMDATGRTLSVSAVPGLPVGVVDGNASPDVWSLDRDSLEIVSGSVPEKTWKYGQAEGGGLERVPVNGHGSASVLGPEELDRLARLVLRLESEFDGPQDVEWAVAEDGGLILLQCRPLDREEDAFVAPRGDAQHLLLSGGIPASPGVGAGRPYVVDKDADMLGFPDCAVLVARNARPRLAAILPKAAAFVAENGSATGHLANVAREFSIPAVVGLKGAVDMLAGVETVTVSGTHGEIYSGRRSEMFPDSVCRLSVMEGTPVMEKLQKVVPLVTPLNLLHADGPEFAPEHCRTLHDLTRYCHEMGVREMFRGNGDMPLGRRLVAERTMQYWIVDLGEGISRDADPESDTVDLEHICSDPMLALWRGMTAMPWQGPPAPDARGLVDLFGQAAANPALSPELGSSMADRNYFMIDRHYCNLQSRYGFHFSTVEGHAGPDSGENYVFFQFKGGAAAQDRRELRAELIRRVLEPLGFVTEVRGDALYARMENEEASVVLDAMVVLGHLAVHTRQLDMAMTGPEVVDAYLKRIETEIETFLHPTGKPDSIPHPHPQGPGRSGADGEPESGEDSQ is encoded by the coding sequence ATGATGATCCTGGACTCACTTCGCCCGGGACGCAGAACCGCATGCAGGGGCGACGAGGAGCGCATCCGGCAGTGCCGTGCGCGCTGCGAGAATTTCCGGCTGCTGCTTTCGGCCAATGCCGAGGCGCTGGATGCCATGGCCGACATGAACGACAGCCTGATCGGGGAGCGCCCCTTCGGCATGACCCAGGTGCGCTCCCATTGCGTCAAGGCCGCATCCGGAGTCAGTCGCATGATCGATCGGCTCTGCCGAATGGCCCCGGGCCGTCATGATGCACTCAAGGATGTCTTCAACCGCATCGTTCTGGAAATAAACGAGATCGTCAAACCAGTGGAGGGCCCCATTCACGGTCCCTTGTGCGTGCCGCTGTCCCGTGCCCGCAGACAGATGGCCGGCGACATCGGCCCCAAGATGGCCATGCTGGGAGAGGCGAGGCATCTACTGGGCGTGACCGTTCCTCAGGGGTTCGTGATCACGGCTGCCGCATTTCGGCGTTTTCTGCTTCAGAGCGGACTGCGCGACGAGATCGACCGCATGATTCAGGTTGCCGAGGCCGAGGAACTGGACGCCCTGTTCGCTCTGGAGTCCCGCATCAGCCGCCTCATTGCCGAGGCCCCGTTTCCGGACGGGCTGGAAGAGGCGGTCGCCGAGGAACTGGAACGGATGAATTCGGATGGATCACTCCGACTGGCCGTTCGCAGCAGTGCGGTTGGCGAGGACTTGCCGGGCATCAGTTTTGCCGGACAGTACAGGACCGTGCTGAACGTGGTCCCCTCCGAAGTGCTGGAAGCCTATCGCGAGGTCGTGGCCAGCATGTATTCGGTTTCGGCCATGACCTATCGGCTCAACCGGGGCATCGGCGGCGAGGAACTTGCCATGTGCGTGGGGTGCATGCGCATGGTACCGGCTCGTGCCGGTGGGGTGGCCTATTCCGTGGATCCCATGGACGCAACAGGACGCACCTTGTCCGTAAGTGCTGTCCCCGGGCTGCCGGTCGGCGTCGTGGACGGCAATGCCAGCCCGGATGTCTGGTCGCTGGATCGTGATTCCCTTGAAATCGTGTCCGGTTCGGTGCCGGAAAAGACCTGGAAATACGGACAGGCCGAAGGCGGAGGATTGGAGCGGGTTCCCGTGAACGGACATGGCTCCGCTTCCGTGCTTGGCCCCGAGGAGCTTGATCGACTGGCGCGACTGGTGCTTCGGCTCGAATCCGAGTTCGACGGCCCGCAGGATGTGGAATGGGCCGTGGCCGAGGACGGCGGGCTGATTCTTCTACAATGCCGTCCATTGGACAGGGAAGAGGACGCCTTTGTCGCCCCTCGGGGGGATGCGCAGCATCTGCTCCTTTCCGGCGGCATCCCGGCCAGCCCGGGCGTGGGCGCAGGCAGACCGTACGTGGTGGACAAGGACGCGGACATGCTCGGATTTCCGGATTGCGCGGTACTTGTGGCACGCAATGCCCGCCCCAGATTGGCCGCCATATTGCCAAAGGCGGCGGCATTCGTGGCGGAAAACGGCAGTGCCACAGGGCATCTGGCCAATGTGGCACGTGAGTTTTCCATTCCCGCCGTTGTCGGACTCAAGGGCGCGGTGGACATGCTGGCCGGTGTGGAGACCGTCACCGTGTCGGGCACGCATGGCGAAATATATTCCGGACGGAGGAGCGAGATGTTTCCGGATTCCGTGTGTCGGCTATCCGTCATGGAAGGCACGCCGGTCATGGAGAAGCTTCAGAAGGTCGTCCCCCTGGTCACGCCGCTCAATCTGCTGCATGCGGATGGTCCCGAATTCGCGCCGGAACATTGCCGGACACTGCATGATCTGACCCGCTACTGTCACGAAATGGGCGTGCGCGAAATGTTTCGCGGCAACGGCGACATGCCGCTGGGCAGGCGACTCGTGGCCGAACGGACCATGCAATACTGGATTGTTGATCTGGGCGAGGGCATTTCCCGGGATGCGGACCCGGAATCCGACACCGTGGACCTTGAGCATATCTGTTCCGACCCCATGCTTGCCCTGTGGCGCGGCATGACCGCGATGCCCTGGCAGGGACCGCCTGCGCCGGATGCGCGCGGGCTGGTCGATCTGTTCGGGCAGGCTGCGGCCAATCCCGCACTCTCTCCGGAATTGGGGAGTTCCATGGCGGATCGCAACTATTTCATGATCGACCGGCACTACTGCAATCTGCAATCCCGGTACGGATTTCATTTCAGTACGGTCGAGGGCCATGCCGGTCCGGACTCCGGCGAAAATTACGTGTTCTTTCAATTCAAGGGCGGGGCCGCGGCACAGGACCGACGCGAGCTTCGGGCCGAACTGATTCGGCGGGTGCTGGAACCGCTCGGATTCGTGACCGAGGTCCGGGGCGACGCCCTGTATGCTCGCATGGAAAACGAGGAAGCTTCCGTGGTGCTGGATGCCATGGTCGTGCTGGGGCATCTGGCCGTGCACACCCGGCAACTGGACATGGCCATGACCGGACCCGAGGTCGTGGACGCGTATCTCAAGCGAATCGAAACGGAAATCGAAACCTTTCTTCACCCGACTGGAAAGCCTGACAGCATTCCTCACCCTCATCCCCAAGGCCCCGGACGTTCCGGGGCCGACGGGGAGCCGGAATCCGGGGAGGATTCGCAATGA
- a CDS encoding response regulator — translation MEAMKIMLVDDEERLLQTTKKLFNKMGIEVITTTNGEEAVDLINKENIHVVFMDIKMPGIDGMETLRKIKKENPLVEVIILTGHATMESAVEGLKLGAMDYLIKPLSMKNFLEKAEDAFEKVKRQKQKILKACRTELPVAGRDTENTERR, via the coding sequence ATGGAAGCTATGAAGATAATGCTTGTGGATGATGAAGAAAGATTGCTTCAGACCACGAAAAAACTCTTCAACAAGATGGGGATTGAAGTCATTACCACCACAAACGGTGAAGAGGCTGTCGATCTCATAAACAAGGAAAACATTCATGTCGTTTTCATGGACATCAAGATGCCGGGAATCGACGGCATGGAGACACTCCGCAAGATAAAGAAGGAAAACCCGTTGGTCGAAGTCATTATCCTCACAGGCCATGCAACCATGGAATCGGCTGTGGAAGGATTGAAACTCGGCGCAATGGATTACCTTATAAAGCCCCTGAGCATGAAGAACTTTCTCGAGAAGGCTGAAGACGCGTTTGAAAAGGTCAAAAGGCAGAAGCAAAAAATCCTTAAGGCCTGCCGGACCGAGCTGCCGGTTGCGGGCAGGGACACGGAAAACACCGAGAGGAGGTAG
- a CDS encoding YIP1 family protein — translation MSAATETVKNLNIKEYFEILINLMRHPAVFFADVAGETGTRRAWMFLFISALFYASVSMSYFFESSLQMGVVMMANGLLMPLLATLFTYILVGMFHTERIEFARIFNIYAYATGAMMVVSWIPGLAIVLEPVRALLVGVGLVKACGLGKLKAASMVVATAFLLLMFFWTLAPVVMELRALLA, via the coding sequence ATGAGTGCGGCAACCGAAACTGTGAAAAATCTCAATATCAAGGAATATTTCGAGATTCTGATCAATTTGATGCGACATCCAGCGGTGTTCTTTGCGGATGTGGCCGGGGAGACAGGCACGCGCAGGGCGTGGATGTTCCTGTTCATTTCGGCCCTGTTCTATGCCTCGGTCAGCATGAGCTATTTTTTCGAGAGTTCCTTGCAGATGGGCGTGGTCATGATGGCCAACGGCCTGCTCATGCCGCTGCTGGCAACCCTGTTCACCTACATTCTGGTGGGCATGTTTCACACCGAGCGGATCGAGTTCGCCAGAATTTTCAACATCTATGCCTATGCCACGGGCGCGATGATGGTCGTGTCCTGGATTCCCGGGCTGGCCATTGTGCTGGAACCGGTGCGGGCTCTGCTGGTGGGCGTGGGGCTGGTCAAGGCGTGCGGCCTCGGCAAGCTCAAGGCCGCGTCCATGGTCGTTGCCACCGCCTTTCTGCTGCTCATGTTTTTCTGGACCCTGGCTCCGGTGGTCATGGAGCTTCGCGCCCTCTTGGCCTGA
- a CDS encoding response regulator has product MRRIQLLLVDDESDFLIAYARRLARRNVEVSTAPRARDAIEAIKAAHFDVVVMDVMMPGMSGIEALKTIKKIAPGLPVILLTGHANSEAALQGMAYGAFDYMLKPVGTDELYFKIQEAVRAGVAGVA; this is encoded by the coding sequence ATGCGCAGGATACAGCTTCTTCTTGTCGACGACGAGAGTGACTTCCTCATCGCCTATGCACGCAGACTGGCGCGCCGCAATGTCGAGGTCAGCACGGCTCCCAGAGCCAGGGATGCGATCGAGGCCATCAAGGCCGCGCATTTCGATGTGGTGGTCATGGACGTGATGATGCCGGGCATGAGCGGCATCGAAGCACTCAAGACCATCAAGAAGATCGCCCCGGGTCTGCCAGTGATTCTGCTGACGGGACACGCCAATTCCGAAGCCGCGCTTCAGGGCATGGCATACGGCGCATTCGACTACATGCTCAAGCCCGTGGGAACCGACGAACTCTACTTCAAGATTCAGGAAGCCGTGCGCGCGGGCGTTGCGGGCGTGGCCTGA
- a CDS encoding HD domain-containing phosphohydrolase encodes MTFEKTLEGDESLPLEFKFRLAKADPNMSRSGIVAVLTDVTTRKRALEECSRLATIINTTDDAIISIDHDATIRTANKGAETIYGYSSAELLGHSVYVMVPDSRKEEMAAILAKCAAGESTSRFETYRKRRNGEIFPVSVTYSPIFQGDNVQAMSAISRDISERKRVEHELKDSHGRLNNLLEETVKALSTTLEQRDLYTAGHQLRVSMCAQAIAVRMGLDRNDIQAIRMAGLLHDIGKIRIPMAILNKPGRLSPSEMALVRDHPETGLDITKNIPFPWPVGQIIHQHHERLDGSGYPNGVMGEDLCIGARIIAVADVLEAMSSHRPYRPALGLELALDTVMGMRGTAFDRNVCDALKDLIATGTIMIRQGGLQVCP; translated from the coding sequence ATGACATTTGAAAAGACACTTGAAGGTGACGAGTCCCTGCCGCTCGAATTCAAGTTCAGGCTGGCCAAGGCCGACCCGAACATGAGCAGAAGCGGCATAGTCGCCGTACTTACGGACGTGACCACACGCAAACGCGCTCTGGAGGAGTGCAGTCGGCTGGCCACGATCATCAACACCACGGACGACGCCATCATCAGCATTGATCACGACGCGACGATCCGTACGGCCAACAAGGGTGCGGAAACCATCTACGGCTACTCCTCCGCGGAACTGTTGGGGCATTCGGTCTACGTGATGGTTCCGGATTCCCGCAAGGAGGAGATGGCCGCCATCCTCGCCAAATGTGCGGCCGGGGAGTCAACCTCCCGGTTCGAGACCTATCGAAAACGGCGCAACGGCGAAATATTCCCGGTCTCCGTCACCTACTCTCCCATTTTTCAGGGCGACAATGTTCAGGCCATGTCCGCCATTTCCCGCGACATTTCCGAACGAAAACGCGTGGAACACGAACTCAAGGACAGCCACGGCCGCCTCAACAACCTGCTGGAAGAAACCGTGAAGGCCCTGTCCACGACGCTGGAACAACGCGACCTGTACACGGCGGGTCATCAGCTTCGGGTATCCATGTGTGCACAGGCCATAGCCGTGCGCATGGGACTGGACAGAAACGACATTCAGGCCATCAGAATGGCCGGACTGCTGCACGATATCGGGAAGATTCGCATTCCCATGGCCATCCTGAACAAACCCGGCCGGTTGTCCCCCAGTGAAATGGCCCTTGTCCGGGATCACCCGGAAACCGGCCTCGACATAACCAAGAACATCCCCTTTCCCTGGCCGGTGGGCCAGATCATCCACCAGCACCATGAACGTCTGGACGGTAGCGGCTATCCGAACGGAGTCATGGGCGAGGACCTGTGCATCGGCGCACGGATCATTGCCGTGGCCGACGTGCTGGAGGCCATGTCCTCGCACAGGCCGTACCGGCCCGCGCTGGGGCTCGAACTGGCTCTGGACACGGTCATGGGAATGCGAGGAACGGCCTTTGACAGGAATGTGTGTGATGCGCTCAAGGATTTGATCGCAACCGGAACCATCATGATCCGACAGGGAGGACTGCAGGTATGTCCGTAA